From a region of the Candidatus Eisenbacteria bacterium genome:
- a CDS encoding TonB-dependent receptor plug domain-containing protein gives MSVLPFERTCAWVLCGLALMFLALPSARAADTGKIQGRIVATDSGEPIGFADVVLIPTDTTMRKVGAQTNADGTFLLEAAPGRYAFLIRMMSYAPKRVEGLVIKAGELLPFSTGLTPEAIQQEEVVVEAKALLNTEKALLSARRRASSVSDGVSSEQVRKSPDKDAAEVLRRVTGLSISEGKYVFVRGLGERYSSTEVDGVRLASPEQNKRVVPLDLLPANLLDHVVVQKTYTADRPGEFGGGDVQVRTKDFPGRRTWSYSFSQGFVEGLTFEDRATYQATRADIFGFGSDHRSMPVAVDGVVVPRETPATRPLVAELGKSFSNVWSPTAVKALPNANYSLTYGDEVKAFGRPLGMVFSTSLNRTYEHTEEDQRFFQGSLTDTLYDYAVSRWTESVLLGGLSALSYRLSPRHTLHVRGIATNGADDEVRRYEGLDHNSDITRRNTRLSYVQRSIFAGTVEGKHELPALFGMDVDWKLGLSGARRQQPDRREYNYDRTYYFEGDTAHWLMGTLGTREFGDQKDKGWGATVSGSWPYRLGGWGNGKLSIGYDHQVKERDYFYRRFNLYIKDGQNTEMPPESLFAEDGYDGTSTTGFVEDATLNDPLVGLDNYDADQTIAASFLSLDLPLGRRARANLGLRFEDGFQDVRSHALFDETPLAEGTIDERDWLPSGNLTLGLTENIHLRLAASRTVSRPDLNEMSPSPFLEYIGGMMVKGNTELDRAMLDNYDIRVEAFPGLGEVVAAGFFYKRLHRPIEQTIVGGVPPVLMPRNSDRGHNAGIELEARADLGRFSRRLKRLSLNANASFIQSEVDLQQSVSQIGTETHPLQGQANYLVNGALSYTNPTGTDLTVLLSAVGERLQTLAIEPLPDVYLQPTASLDVTATFPVLRVYRFKLSAKNLLDPRIQALQGERESSGYRVGRTYSFAFSYGS, from the coding sequence ATGAGCGTTCTCCCCTTCGAACGCACGTGTGCTTGGGTCCTGTGCGGACTGGCGCTCATGTTCCTGGCGCTTCCCTCCGCTCGGGCGGCCGACACCGGGAAGATCCAGGGCAGGATCGTGGCGACCGATTCGGGTGAGCCGATCGGATTCGCGGACGTCGTCCTGATCCCGACCGACACCACGATGCGCAAGGTGGGCGCGCAGACCAACGCGGACGGCACCTTCCTCCTCGAGGCCGCGCCCGGCCGTTACGCCTTCCTCATCCGAATGATGTCCTACGCGCCCAAGCGCGTGGAGGGGCTCGTGATCAAAGCCGGCGAGCTGCTTCCGTTCAGCACCGGACTCACGCCCGAGGCCATTCAACAGGAAGAGGTCGTGGTCGAGGCCAAGGCCTTGCTCAACACCGAGAAGGCATTGCTCTCGGCTCGCAGGAGAGCTTCATCGGTGAGCGACGGCGTGAGCTCCGAGCAGGTACGGAAGTCTCCCGACAAGGACGCGGCCGAGGTGCTGCGGCGCGTCACCGGGCTGTCCATCTCGGAGGGCAAGTACGTGTTCGTGCGCGGCCTCGGCGAGCGCTACAGCTCCACCGAGGTCGACGGCGTGCGCCTCGCGAGCCCTGAACAGAACAAGCGAGTGGTCCCGCTCGACCTGTTGCCGGCCAACCTGCTCGACCACGTGGTCGTGCAGAAGACCTACACCGCCGATCGTCCCGGCGAGTTCGGCGGTGGCGACGTGCAGGTCCGCACCAAGGACTTCCCCGGCCGCCGCACATGGTCGTACTCGTTCTCGCAGGGATTCGTCGAAGGGCTCACTTTCGAGGACCGGGCCACCTACCAGGCGACGCGGGCGGACATCTTCGGCTTCGGCTCGGATCATCGGTCGATGCCGGTCGCCGTCGACGGCGTGGTCGTCCCTCGCGAGACGCCCGCCACGCGCCCCCTGGTCGCGGAGTTGGGCAAGAGCTTCAGCAACGTCTGGTCGCCAACGGCGGTGAAGGCGTTGCCCAACGCCAACTACTCGCTCACCTACGGCGACGAGGTGAAGGCATTCGGACGGCCTCTCGGGATGGTCTTTTCCACCAGCCTCAACCGGACCTACGAGCACACCGAGGAGGACCAGCGATTCTTCCAGGGAAGCCTGACGGACACGCTCTACGACTACGCGGTCAGCCGCTGGACCGAGTCGGTGCTGCTCGGAGGACTCTCGGCCCTGAGCTACCGGCTCTCCCCCCGGCACACGCTGCACGTTCGCGGCATCGCGACCAACGGCGCCGATGACGAAGTGCGCCGCTACGAAGGACTCGACCACAACTCGGACATCACCCGCCGTAACACGCGGCTGAGCTACGTGCAGCGCAGCATCTTCGCGGGCACCGTCGAGGGGAAGCACGAGCTCCCGGCGCTGTTTGGCATGGACGTCGACTGGAAGCTCGGCCTCTCGGGCGCGCGGCGTCAGCAGCCGGATCGCCGCGAGTACAACTACGACCGCACCTATTACTTCGAAGGAGACACCGCGCACTGGCTGATGGGGACACTCGGCACCCGCGAGTTCGGCGACCAGAAGGACAAGGGCTGGGGCGCGACGGTATCGGGATCGTGGCCCTATCGGCTGGGCGGCTGGGGGAACGGCAAGCTGTCGATCGGCTACGACCACCAGGTGAAGGAGCGCGACTACTTCTACCGGCGCTTCAACCTCTACATCAAGGACGGCCAGAACACCGAGATGCCTCCCGAGTCGCTTTTCGCCGAGGACGGCTACGACGGGACGAGCACCACGGGTTTCGTGGAGGATGCCACGCTCAACGACCCGCTCGTGGGCCTCGACAACTACGACGCCGATCAGACGATCGCGGCCAGCTTCCTGAGCCTGGACCTCCCTCTGGGACGGCGGGCGCGAGCCAACCTCGGCCTCCGCTTCGAGGATGGCTTCCAGGACGTCCGCAGCCACGCGCTCTTCGACGAGACCCCCCTCGCGGAGGGGACGATCGACGAGCGGGACTGGCTGCCCTCGGGGAACCTGACCTTGGGGTTGACCGAGAACATCCACCTCAGGCTGGCCGCGAGCCGAACCGTGTCGAGGCCGGACCTCAACGAGATGTCGCCGAGCCCGTTCCTCGAGTACATCGGTGGCATGATGGTCAAAGGCAACACCGAGCTCGACCGAGCCATGCTGGACAACTACGACATCCGGGTCGAGGCCTTCCCGGGCCTCGGCGAGGTGGTCGCCGCCGGGTTCTTCTACAAGCGGCTGCACCGGCCGATCGAGCAGACGATCGTTGGCGGAGTGCCACCGGTTCTGATGCCCCGCAACTCGGACAGAGGCCACAACGCAGGCATCGAGCTCGAGGCGCGCGCCGACCTGGGACGGTTCTCGAGGCGGTTGAAGAGGCTGTCGCTGAACGCCAACGCCTCCTTCATCCAGTCCGAGGTCGACCTGCAGCAATCGGTGTCGCAGATCGGGACCGAGACCCATCCGCTCCAGGGTCAGGCCAACTACCTGGTCAACGGCGCATTGAGCTACACGAACCCGACCGGCACCGACCTGACCGTGCTCCTCAGCGCCGTCGGCGAGCGGCTGCAGACCCTCGCGATCGAGCCATTGCCCGACGTCTATCTCCAGCCCACCGCCTCGCTCGACGTGACCGCGACGTTTCCGGTGTTGCGCGTCTATCGATTCAAGCTCTCGGCGAAGAACTTGCTCGATCCGCGCATCCAGGCGCTGCAGGGCGAGCGTGAGTCCTCCGGGTATCGCGTGGGCCGGACGTACTCCTTCGCCTTCAGCTACGGCTCATGA
- a CDS encoding T9SS type A sorting domain-containing protein: MRNAASDAMAGLKRGLIALGLVATTASGASAQLLIDGTIFYENNASGTLVGQFSGTSAGPACAGLTASTLFGTTYPHNSYQNPLLSAAVYQPNVKPNWQPAPGSPAFGNAVVVPNDGFFKQTCYKGAIGGSPGMDDWTLGWTYYDSTGANRTDIDYTKPLAIYNNISILGHRTWSPDSNYEVRGSLRIRSQASLSIPPGVVILEDVATLGTIIVHRGGSIHAIGTREAPIVITSNAGNGNMQRGDIGGIALLGRARTNVVNSCLGDSAQSEGGAIGHYGGNDDTDGSGCLRYVRVEFAGRQITPNNELNSFTWNACGRSTRADFLESFQSADDGFELFGGDMRLTHLLAVDGTDDGFDTQLGARAKAQFVIVRIDPRLAPAGTQFGERGLEADNNEFNFNETQCAGRSAIQVANFTLIGDKRRGPGFGATAAAQGAEMRRGTAYSVYNSIVYNFNGFGARVSDQATWDAHCAAPPAAPAVFCPGAVGIESPISGGNVFVARSAPNPFRDKVTFSFSLPQSGPVSVEIYSADGRHIQTVAKGQMAAGPHTVSWSMDRETPSGMYFYRVLAGDQQTTGKITRVD, translated from the coding sequence ATGCGAAATGCCGCAAGCGATGCAATGGCGGGACTCAAGCGCGGATTGATTGCGCTCGGCCTGGTGGCCACGACGGCGAGCGGGGCTTCGGCTCAGCTCCTGATCGACGGGACGATCTTCTACGAGAACAACGCTTCGGGAACGCTGGTCGGGCAATTCTCGGGGACCTCCGCGGGACCCGCCTGCGCCGGACTCACCGCGTCCACGCTGTTCGGTACGACATACCCGCACAACTCGTATCAGAACCCGCTGCTGTCGGCCGCGGTCTACCAGCCCAACGTGAAGCCGAACTGGCAGCCTGCTCCCGGCAGCCCGGCATTCGGAAACGCCGTCGTGGTTCCGAACGACGGCTTCTTCAAGCAGACCTGCTACAAGGGCGCGATCGGCGGCAGCCCCGGCATGGACGATTGGACGCTCGGCTGGACCTACTACGACTCGACCGGCGCGAATCGCACCGACATCGACTACACCAAACCGCTCGCCATCTACAACAACATCAGCATCCTCGGGCACCGCACCTGGTCTCCGGACAGCAACTACGAAGTGCGCGGATCGCTCCGGATCAGAAGCCAGGCATCGCTCAGCATCCCACCGGGCGTCGTGATTCTCGAGGACGTCGCGACCCTGGGAACGATCATCGTCCACCGAGGCGGCTCCATTCATGCCATCGGCACCAGGGAAGCGCCCATCGTCATCACTTCGAACGCGGGCAACGGCAACATGCAGCGCGGGGACATAGGCGGCATTGCCCTGCTGGGCCGGGCCAGGACCAACGTCGTGAACTCGTGTCTGGGTGACTCGGCGCAGTCCGAAGGCGGCGCGATCGGACACTACGGCGGGAACGACGACACGGACGGGTCCGGCTGTCTCCGTTACGTGCGCGTCGAGTTCGCGGGCCGCCAGATCACACCCAACAACGAGCTGAACTCCTTCACGTGGAACGCGTGCGGACGCTCCACCCGCGCGGACTTCCTGGAGTCCTTCCAAAGTGCCGACGATGGCTTCGAGCTGTTCGGCGGCGACATGCGGCTCACTCACCTGCTCGCGGTCGACGGCACCGACGACGGGTTCGACACCCAGCTCGGCGCCCGCGCGAAAGCTCAGTTCGTGATCGTCCGCATCGATCCCAGGCTGGCGCCGGCGGGCACGCAGTTCGGCGAGCGCGGCCTCGAGGCCGACAACAACGAGTTCAACTTCAACGAGACGCAGTGTGCCGGACGATCGGCCATCCAGGTGGCGAACTTCACGCTGATTGGCGACAAGCGCCGCGGGCCGGGGTTTGGCGCCACCGCAGCGGCGCAGGGCGCCGAGATGCGCCGCGGCACCGCGTACAGCGTCTACAACTCGATCGTCTACAACTTCAACGGCTTCGGCGCGCGCGTGAGCGACCAGGCGACGTGGGATGCGCACTGCGCGGCGCCCCCGGCAGCGCCGGCGGTGTTCTGCCCTGGCGCCGTCGGCATCGAGTCCCCGATCTCCGGCGGCAACGTCTTCGTCGCCCGCAGCGCGCCCAATCCCTTCCGCGACAAGGTGACGTTCTCGTTCTCGCTTCCGCAGTCGGGGCCGGTCTCGGTCGAGATCTACTCCGCCGACGGTCGCCACATCCAGACCGTGGCGAAGGGCCAGATGGCGGCCGGCCCGCACACGGTGTCGTGGTCGATGGATCGCGAAACGCCGAGCGGAATGTACTTCTACAGGGTCCTCGCCGGTGATCAGCAGACCACCGGCAAGATCACTCGGGTCGATTGA